The following proteins come from a genomic window of Streptococcus oralis:
- a CDS encoding UDP-N-acetylmuramoyl-tripeptide--D-alanyl-D-alanine ligase: MKLTIHEVAQAVGAKNDVSLFADAQLEKAEFDSRLIGPGDLFVPLKGVRDGHDFIETAFENGAAVTLSEKEVEGHPYILVDDVLSAFQTLAAYYLEKTAVDVFAVTGSNGKTTTKDMLAHLLSTTYKTYKTQGNYNNEIGLPYTVLHMPEGTEKLVLEMGQDHLGDIHLLSELAHPKIAIVTLVGEAHLAFFKDRSEIAKGKMQIADGMASGSLLLAPADPIVEDYLPTDKKLVRFGQGAELEITDLVERKDSLTFKANFLGQALDLPVTGKYNATNAMIAAYVALQEGVSEEQIRQAFQNLELTRNRTEWKKAANGADILSDVYNANPTAMKLILETFSAIPANEGGKKIAVLADMKELGDQSVQLHNQMILSLSPDVLDTVIFYGEDIAELAQLASQMFPIGHVYYFKKTAGEDQFEGLVKQVKASLGTNDQILLKGSNSMNLAKLVESLENEYK, from the coding sequence ATGAAATTAACGATCCATGAAGTTGCCCAAGCTGTTGGAGCTAAAAATGATGTTAGTCTTTTTGCGGATGCTCAGTTAGAAAAAGCTGAGTTTGACAGTCGTTTGATTGGGCCAGGTGATTTGTTTGTGCCACTCAAAGGTGTGCGTGATGGTCATGACTTTATCGAAACAGCTTTTGAAAATGGTGCGGCAGTAACCTTGTCTGAGAAGGAAGTAGAAGGTCATCCCTACATTCTAGTAGATGACGTGTTATCTGCTTTTCAAACTCTCGCAGCTTACTATCTTGAAAAAACGGCTGTTGATGTCTTTGCGGTCACAGGTTCAAATGGCAAGACAACGACCAAGGATATGTTGGCGCATTTACTGTCAACAACCTACAAGACCTACAAAACACAAGGCAACTACAATAACGAGATTGGCCTTCCCTACACAGTTCTCCACATGCCTGAAGGGACAGAAAAGTTGGTCTTGGAAATGGGACAGGATCACTTGGGAGATATTCATCTCTTGTCTGAATTGGCCCATCCAAAAATAGCTATCGTGACCTTGGTTGGAGAAGCCCACTTGGCCTTTTTCAAAGACCGTTCTGAGATTGCCAAAGGAAAAATGCAAATTGCAGATGGCATGGCTTCAGGTTCTTTGCTCTTAGCACCAGCTGACCCTATTGTAGAGGACTACTTGCCTACTGATAAAAAGTTGGTTCGTTTTGGGCAAGGGGCAGAGTTGGAAATCACAGACTTGGTTGAACGCAAGGACAGTCTAACCTTTAAAGCTAATTTTTTGGGACAAGCCCTCGATTTGCCAGTGACAGGTAAGTACAATGCCACCAATGCTATGATTGCTGCTTATGTGGCTCTACAAGAAGGAGTTTCAGAAGAGCAAATTCGTCAGGCCTTCCAAAATCTGGAATTGACGCGTAACCGTACTGAGTGGAAGAAAGCAGCCAATGGAGCAGATATTCTGTCTGACGTATACAATGCTAATCCAACAGCTATGAAGCTGATTTTGGAGACATTCTCTGCCATCCCAGCCAACGAAGGAGGCAAGAAAATTGCTGTTCTAGCAGATATGAAGGAACTCGGTGACCAGTCTGTCCAACTCCATAACCAGATGATTTTGAGCCTTTCCCCAGATGTGCTTGATACCGTTATTTTCTACGGGGAAGACATTGCTGAATTGGCTCAACTGGCCAGTCAAATGTTTCCAATCGGCCACGTTTATTACTTCAAAAAAACAGCTGGCGAGGACCAATTTGAAGGCCTTGTCAAGCAGGTTAAGGCAAGCCTTGGTACGAACGACCAAATTCTGCTCAAAGGCTCTAACTCCATGAATCTAGCCAAGTTGGTAGAAAGTTTAGAAAATGAATACAAGTGA
- the recR gene encoding recombination mediator RecR — protein MLYPTPIAKLIDSYSKLPGIGIKTATRLAFYTIGMSDDDVNEFAKNLLAAKRELTYCSICGRLTDDDPCSICTDPSRDQSTILVLEDSRDVAAMENIQEYHGLYHVLHGLISPMNGISPDDINLKSLMTRLMDSEVSEVIVATNATADGEATSMYISRLLKPAGIKVTRLARGLAVGADIEYADEVTLLRAIENRTEL, from the coding sequence ATGCTTTACCCAACACCTATAGCCAAGCTGATTGACAGTTATTCTAAACTTCCAGGTATCGGGATTAAGACAGCTACCCGCCTGGCCTTTTATACCATTGGGATGTCGGATGACGATGTCAATGAATTTGCAAAAAATCTCCTTGCAGCCAAGCGAGAATTGACCTATTGCTCTATTTGTGGGCGTTTGACAGATGATGATCCTTGCTCGATCTGTACCGATCCTAGCCGTGACCAGTCTACGATTCTGGTTTTGGAGGATAGCCGAGATGTCGCTGCCATGGAAAATATCCAGGAATATCACGGACTTTACCATGTTTTACACGGTTTGATTTCCCCTATGAATGGGATTAGCCCAGATGACATCAACCTGAAAAGTCTCATGACTCGCCTCATGGATAGTGAAGTTTCTGAGGTCATCGTAGCCACCAATGCAACAGCAGATGGTGAGGCGACCTCCATGTATATCTCTCGGCTACTCAAACCCGCGGGGATTAAGGTTACTCGTCTAGCACGAGGTCTAGCAGTAGGAGCTGATATCGAATATGCGGACGAAGTAACGCTCCTAAGAGCTATTGAAAATCGTACAGAACTTTAG
- the ftsZ gene encoding cell division protein FtsZ, translating to MTFSFDTAAAQGAVIKVIGVGGGGGNAINRMIDEGVSGVEFIAANTDVQALSSTKAETVIQLGPKLTRGLGAGGRPEVGRKAAEESEEALTAAISGADMVFITAGMGGGSGTGAAPVIARIAKDLGALTVGVVTRPFGFEGSKRGQYAVEGINELREHVDTLLIISNNNLLEIVDKKTPLLEALSEADNVLRQGVQGITDLITNPGLINLDFADVKTVMANKGNALMGIGIGSGEERVVEAARKAIYSPLLETTIDGAEDVIVNVTGGLDLTLIEAEEASEIVNQAAGQGVNIWLGTSIDESMKDEIRVTVVATGVRQERVEKVVGSSVKQAARREASRQPHPQNFDRHFDLEDTAELPKQSQRRFETSQSSAFGDWDLRRESIVRQTDSVVSPVERFEAPTYQDEDELDTPPFFKNR from the coding sequence ATGACATTTTCATTTGATACAGCAGCTGCTCAAGGTGCAGTTATTAAAGTAATTGGTGTCGGTGGAGGCGGTGGTAATGCTATTAACCGCATGATCGACGAAGGTGTTTCAGGCGTAGAATTCATTGCAGCGAACACAGACGTACAAGCCTTAAGTAGTACAAAAGCTGAAACAGTTATCCAACTCGGACCAAAGTTGACTCGTGGTTTGGGTGCTGGAGGTCGACCTGAGGTTGGTCGTAAGGCTGCTGAAGAAAGCGAAGAAGCATTGACAGCAGCGATTAGCGGTGCAGACATGGTCTTTATCACTGCTGGTATGGGTGGTGGATCTGGTACAGGAGCTGCCCCTGTTATTGCACGTATTGCTAAAGATTTAGGTGCCCTTACAGTAGGTGTTGTGACACGTCCTTTTGGATTTGAAGGAAGCAAACGTGGTCAGTACGCTGTAGAAGGAATCAACGAACTTCGTGAACATGTAGATACCCTATTGATCATTTCAAACAACAACTTGCTTGAAATTGTTGATAAGAAGACACCGCTTCTTGAAGCTCTTAGTGAAGCAGATAACGTCCTTCGCCAAGGTGTTCAAGGGATTACAGACTTGATTACCAATCCTGGTTTGATCAACCTTGACTTTGCTGACGTGAAAACGGTTATGGCAAACAAAGGGAATGCCCTCATGGGTATCGGTATTGGTAGTGGAGAAGAGCGTGTCGTTGAAGCGGCTCGTAAAGCGATTTACTCACCACTTCTTGAAACAACCATTGACGGTGCTGAAGATGTCATTGTCAACGTTACTGGTGGTCTTGATTTGACCTTGATTGAAGCAGAAGAAGCTTCTGAAATCGTCAATCAAGCAGCAGGTCAAGGAGTGAATATCTGGCTTGGAACCTCTATTGACGAAAGCATGAAAGATGAAATTCGTGTAACAGTTGTAGCGACTGGTGTTCGTCAAGAACGTGTAGAAAAAGTTGTTGGTTCTTCAGTAAAACAAGCGGCTCGTCGTGAAGCTTCAAGACAACCGCACCCTCAAAATTTTGATCGTCATTTTGACCTAGAAGATACAGCAGAATTACCAAAACAAAGCCAACGACGCTTTGAAACAAGTCAATCTTCTGCTTTTGGTGATTGGGACTTGCGTCGTGAATCAATCGTTCGTCAAACTGATTCAGTCGTATCACCTGTAGAACGTTTCGAAGCACCGACTTATCAGGACGAAGATGAGTTGGACACACCTCCATTCTTCAAGAATCGTTAA
- a CDS encoding TIGR02206 family membrane protein, with product MNLWDIFFTPQATEPPKFDLFWYVSLFTLLAVTFFTAYRYREKKTCQRFFQILQAAQLILLYGWYWVNHMPLSESLPFYHCRMAMFVVLLLPGQSKYKQYFALLGTFGTLAAFVYPVPDAYPFPHIAILSFIFGHLALLGNSLIYLLRQYDGRLLDVKRIFIMTFALNALIFVVNLVTGGDYGFLTKPPLVGDHGLVANYLIVSFTLSVAISLTRKILEAFLEQEEEKFLVKKV from the coding sequence ATGAATTTATGGGATATTTTCTTTACGCCCCAAGCAACAGAGCCACCTAAATTTGACCTTTTTTGGTATGTCAGCCTATTTACGCTCTTAGCTGTAACCTTTTTTACAGCTTATCGTTACCGTGAAAAGAAGACTTGTCAACGATTTTTCCAAATTTTGCAAGCTGCCCAGTTAATCCTTCTTTATGGTTGGTATTGGGTTAATCATATGCCACTGTCAGAAAGCTTACCATTTTATCATTGCCGTATGGCTATGTTTGTGGTGCTTTTACTTCCAGGTCAGTCCAAATATAAGCAGTACTTTGCATTGTTGGGGACATTTGGTACATTAGCAGCTTTTGTTTATCCTGTGCCAGATGCCTATCCTTTCCCACATATTGCTATCTTGTCCTTTATCTTTGGGCATTTAGCTCTCTTGGGAAACTCCCTGATTTATCTATTAAGACAGTATGATGGACGATTGCTAGATGTGAAGCGGATTTTTATCATGACCTTTGCGCTAAATGCCTTGATTTTTGTGGTCAATTTGGTGACAGGCGGAGATTATGGTTTCCTAACAAAACCACCATTAGTCGGAGATCATGGGTTAGTAGCCAACTACTTGATTGTATCTTTTACTTTGTCAGTTGCTATCAGTTTGACAAGGAAAATTTTAGAAGCTTTTTTGGAGCAAGAGGAAGAAAAATTTCTCGTAAAGAAAGTTTAA
- a CDS encoding RNA-binding protein, protein MMTNKAIYQHFSLDDAPFIDKGLEWIKRVEDTYTPVLTAFVNPHQEQILRVLAGTYELGCVSSGEYVHTEFVRVLLYPDYFRPTLSDFEMALLEIRYPSRFEQLTHAKILGTIINQLGIDRKLFGDILVDEKRAQIFVNRDFIPLFQDGIQKIARLPVSLEECPFTDKIISEINYQEQEILISSFRLDALLSSALKLSRNQTSQLIEKKSVQVNYHLVEKSDYQVAVGDLISVRKFGRLKVVKDNGQTKKDKIKLSIQLLLSK, encoded by the coding sequence ATGATGACAAATAAAGCGATTTACCAGCACTTTTCTCTTGATGATGCTCCCTTTATTGATAAGGGATTAGAGTGGATCAAGCGGGTGGAAGATACTTATACTCCGGTCCTCACTGCTTTTGTCAACCCGCATCAGGAACAGATATTGAGGGTTTTGGCTGGGACCTATGAACTGGGCTGTGTGAGTAGCGGAGAATATGTCCATACAGAATTTGTCCGTGTCCTTCTGTATCCAGACTATTTCCGTCCGACACTGTCAGATTTTGAAATGGCATTGCTAGAGATCCGTTATCCAAGTAGGTTTGAACAGCTAACACATGCAAAGATTTTGGGGACAATCATCAATCAACTAGGAATTGACCGTAAGCTCTTTGGTGATATCTTGGTAGATGAAAAGAGAGCACAGATTTTTGTCAATCGTGATTTTATCCCTCTGTTTCAGGACGGGATACAAAAGATTGCCAGACTACCTGTGTCGCTGGAGGAATGTCCTTTCACCGATAAAATCATATCTGAAATCAATTATCAAGAACAAGAGATTTTGATTTCCAGTTTTCGATTGGATGCCCTCTTATCAAGTGCCTTGAAATTATCTAGAAATCAAACCAGTCAACTGATTGAGAAAAAATCTGTCCAAGTAAACTATCATCTGGTTGAAAAATCTGATTACCAGGTTGCCGTTGGAGATTTGATCAGTGTGAGAAAGTTTGGTCGTCTAAAAGTTGTCAAAGACAATGGACAGACAAAAAAAGACAAGATAAAATTAAGCATTCAATTATTATTAAGTAAGTGA
- a CDS encoding YggS family pyridoxal phosphate-dependent enzyme — protein MDLKKNTEFVFQQVAEASLEANRDPASVSIIAVTKYVDVQTAEALLPLGIHHIGENRVDKFLEKYQALKDYPATWHLIGTLQRRKVKEVIPYVDYFHALDSLKLAQEIQKRTDHVIKCFLQVNISGEESKHGFSKEELLELLPDLVQLDQIEYVGLMTMAPFEADSDELKQIFKKTQELQAEIREKQIPNMPMTELSMGMSRDYKEAIQFGSTFVRIGTAFFK, from the coding sequence ATGGATTTGAAAAAAAATACAGAGTTCGTTTTTCAGCAGGTCGCTGAAGCTAGCCTAGAAGCCAATCGTGATCCAGCTTCTGTTTCAATTATTGCAGTGACAAAATATGTAGATGTACAAACAGCGGAAGCCTTGCTTCCACTTGGCATCCATCATATCGGTGAAAATCGAGTTGATAAATTTTTAGAAAAATATCAGGCCTTGAAAGATTACCCAGCCACTTGGCATTTAATAGGAACACTACAGAGACGGAAAGTAAAAGAAGTAATCCCATATGTGGATTACTTTCATGCTTTAGATTCCTTAAAGTTAGCGCAGGAGATTCAAAAGAGAACAGATCATGTCATCAAGTGTTTCCTACAGGTCAATATTTCAGGAGAAGAAAGCAAGCACGGTTTTTCAAAAGAAGAATTACTAGAACTTTTGCCAGACTTGGTCCAGCTAGATCAGATTGAGTATGTTGGTTTGATGACCATGGCTCCTTTTGAGGCAGATTCTGATGAATTGAAACAAATTTTCAAGAAAACTCAGGAACTGCAAGCAGAAATTAGAGAAAAACAAATTCCTAATATGCCGATGACAGAGTTGAGCATGGGGATGAGTCGTGACTATAAGGAAGCGATTCAATTTGGTTCAACCTTTGTTCGAATTGGCACAGCATTTTTTAAATAG
- a CDS encoding YggT family protein, translated as MIFLIRLIQNAVNIYSLLLLIYALLSWFPNSYGSSLERLLEKLIRPIVDPLRRLPLQFGGLDLSIWLAILIVRFLGDSLIRFLLIL; from the coding sequence ATGATTTTTCTGATTCGTCTAATCCAAAATGCAGTGAATATCTATTCCCTGCTTTTGTTAATCTATGCACTCCTCTCTTGGTTTCCAAATTCTTATGGTAGTTCACTAGAACGTTTACTGGAAAAGCTGATTAGACCGATTGTTGATCCACTTCGTCGTTTACCTTTACAATTTGGAGGTTTGGATTTATCCATTTGGCTAGCAATCCTAATCGTCCGTTTTTTGGGTGACAGCTTGATTCGTTTCTTGTTGATACTATGA
- a CDS encoding DivIVA domain-containing protein, with protein MPITSLEIKDKTFGTRFRGFDPEEVDEFLDIVVRDYEDLVRSNHDKERHIKSLEERLSYFDEMKDSLSQSVLIAQDTAERVKQAAQERSNNIIQQAEQDAQRLLEEAKYKANEILRQATDNAKKVAVETEELKNKSRVFHQRLKSTIESQLAIVESSDWEDILRPTATYLQTSDEAFKEVVGEVLGETIPSQPEEEPIDMTRQFTPEEVAELQARIEAGNKELAEFEAQQNQHTDESEQHKESVDVETTVATDEVANKESVLIL; from the coding sequence ATGCCAATTACATCGTTAGAAATTAAAGATAAAACCTTTGGTACAAGATTTAGAGGTTTTGATCCAGAAGAAGTAGATGAATTTCTTGATATCGTTGTTCGTGACTATGAAGATTTGGTTCGTAGTAATCACGACAAAGAGAGACACATCAAGAGTTTGGAAGAACGTTTGTCTTACTTTGATGAGATGAAAGATTCCTTGAGTCAGTCAGTTTTGATTGCTCAAGATACTGCGGAGCGTGTCAAACAGGCTGCTCAAGAACGTTCGAACAATATTATTCAACAAGCTGAACAAGACGCTCAGCGTTTGCTAGAAGAAGCAAAATACAAGGCAAATGAAATTCTCCGTCAGGCAACAGATAACGCTAAGAAAGTGGCTGTTGAGACAGAAGAGTTGAAGAACAAGAGTCGTGTATTTCATCAACGTCTCAAATCTACGATTGAGAGTCAATTGGCTATTGTTGAGTCATCAGATTGGGAGGACATTCTTCGCCCAACAGCAACGTATCTTCAAACAAGCGATGAAGCCTTTAAAGAAGTGGTGGGTGAAGTTCTTGGTGAAACTATTCCTTCACAACCTGAGGAAGAGCCAATTGATATGACTCGTCAATTCACACCAGAAGAGGTTGCTGAGTTGCAAGCTCGTATCGAGGCTGGAAATAAAGAATTGGCTGAGTTTGAAGCTCAACAAAATCAACATACAGATGAAAGTGAACAACATAAAGAGTCAGTTGACGTAGAAACTACTGTAGCAACTGATGAAGTTGCAAATAAAGAATCTGTTCTTATCCTATAA
- a CDS encoding cell division protein SepF, whose amino-acid sequence MSLKDRFDKFIDYFTEDGEETTATYQPQDEQMIASSSSASKELPAQFQSTTSKDANITRLHARQQELAMQSHRTDEKVTIDVRYPRKYEDATEIVDLLAGNESILIDFQYMTEVQARRCLDYLDGARHVLAGNLKKVASTMYLLTPVNVVVNIEDIKLPDDSQSAEFGFDIKRSRAK is encoded by the coding sequence ATGTCTTTAAAAGATAGATTTGATAAATTTATAGATTATTTTACAGAAGATGGGGAAGAAACAACTGCGACTTATCAACCTCAGGATGAACAGATGATTGCTTCATCGAGTTCAGCTTCTAAAGAACTGCCAGCGCAGTTTCAATCAACCACTTCAAAAGATGCCAACATCACTCGCTTACATGCTCGCCAACAAGAATTGGCTATGCAAAGTCATCGTACAGATGAAAAAGTAACGATTGATGTTCGTTATCCTAGAAAATATGAGGATGCAACAGAGATTGTGGATTTATTGGCTGGAAATGAAAGTATCTTGATTGACTTCCAGTACATGACAGAGGTTCAGGCTCGTCGTTGTCTAGACTATCTGGACGGTGCCCGTCATGTTTTGGCAGGTAATCTGAAAAAAGTTGCGAGTACAATGTATTTGTTGACACCAGTCAATGTGGTTGTGAATATTGAAGATATCAAGTTGCCTGATGACTCTCAAAGTGCAGAATTTGGTTTTGATATTAAACGAAGTAGAGCGAAATAA
- a CDS encoding NUDIX hydrolase N-terminal domain-containing protein has product MNTSDFTKYLQRMLAITDTGLTFTKDPFDRERYEDLRSLLSEMLNQGLDLDSEEVAEVMKPTFAYATPLMDVRAWIVEDEKVCLVRGKGEDSWALPGGFGEVGYSPTENILKEIEEETGFTAKAERLLAVFDTNRFQLQSKQYAKFVFECKLLDGQFQENQEIAELQFFAIDQLPALSEKRITKDQMEILWQIYKGQREQYLD; this is encoded by the coding sequence ATGAATACAAGTGATTTTACCAAGTATCTGCAAAGAATGCTAGCCATTACGGATACTGGATTAACCTTTACAAAAGATCCTTTTGACCGCGAGCGTTACGAGGACTTGCGAAGTCTGTTATCTGAAATGTTGAATCAGGGATTAGATCTAGATTCAGAAGAAGTGGCAGAAGTCATGAAACCAACTTTCGCTTACGCAACTCCTCTGATGGACGTCCGTGCTTGGATTGTTGAGGATGAAAAAGTATGTTTAGTTAGAGGAAAAGGGGAGGATAGTTGGGCTTTGCCAGGTGGCTTTGGTGAGGTCGGCTATTCTCCAACCGAAAATATTCTCAAGGAAATTGAAGAAGAAACCGGTTTTACAGCAAAAGCTGAAAGGTTACTTGCAGTTTTTGACACCAATCGTTTCCAACTACAGAGCAAACAATATGCAAAGTTTGTCTTTGAATGTAAGCTTCTTGATGGACAATTTCAAGAGAATCAAGAAATTGCTGAGCTTCAATTTTTTGCCATTGACCAATTGCCAGCCTTATCTGAAAAACGCATCACTAAGGACCAAATGGAGATTCTTTGGCAAATTTATAAAGGACAAAGAGAGCAATATCTTGACTAA
- the ftsA gene encoding cell division protein FtsA, with protein sequence MTRDGFFTGLDIGTSSIKVLVAEHRDGEVNVIGVSNAKSKGVKDGIIVDIEAAASAIKSAISQAEEKAGISIKSVNVGLPANLLQVEPTQGMIPVTSDTKEITDQDVENVVKSALTKSMTPDREVITFIPEEFIVDGFQGIRDPRGMMGVRLEMRGLLYTGPRTILHNLRKTVERVGIHVDNVIISPLAIVNSVLNEGEREFGATVIDMGGGQTTVATIRNQELQFTNIYQEGGEYVTKDISKVLKTSQKIAESLKLNYGEAYVPLASNETFQVEVIGEVEPVEVTESYLAEIISARIKHIFDQIKQELDRRHLLDLPGGIVLIGGNAILPGVVELAQEVFGVRVKLYVPNQVGIRNPAFAHVISLSEFAGKLTEVNLLAQKAVRGDEFLRQKPINFGVSNQSVTPIIQSTPVQPATAATEITPDSGLAPRDEFQASSQDKPKLTDRFRSLIGSMFDE encoded by the coding sequence ATGACTAGAGATGGTTTTTTTACAGGCTTAGATATCGGAACTAGCTCCATCAAAGTGCTGGTTGCCGAACATAGAGATGGTGAAGTAAATGTAATTGGCGTTAGCAATGCCAAGAGTAAAGGTGTCAAAGACGGGATTATCGTTGATATTGAGGCTGCTGCTTCAGCAATTAAATCCGCAATTTCTCAGGCAGAAGAGAAGGCAGGAATTTCAATCAAGTCTGTCAATGTTGGTTTACCAGCAAACCTCTTGCAGGTTGAACCAACACAAGGAATGATTCCTGTAACATCAGATACAAAAGAAATTACAGATCAGGATGTTGAAAATGTTGTCAAATCAGCTTTGACAAAGAGCATGACTCCTGACCGTGAAGTGATTACGTTCATTCCTGAAGAGTTTATCGTGGATGGTTTCCAAGGTATTCGTGACCCTCGTGGCATGATGGGGGTGCGTTTGGAAATGCGTGGCTTACTTTACACAGGACCTCGTACCATCCTTCATAACCTTCGTAAAACCGTGGAGCGCGTGGGGATCCATGTTGACAACGTCATCATCTCACCATTAGCGATTGTAAATTCAGTTCTCAATGAGGGAGAACGTGAGTTTGGCGCGACAGTGATTGATATGGGTGGTGGGCAGACTACAGTTGCAACCATTCGCAATCAAGAATTGCAATTTACAAACATTTACCAAGAGGGTGGGGAATATGTCACTAAAGATATTTCCAAGGTCTTAAAAACATCCCAAAAAATCGCGGAAAGTTTAAAACTAAACTATGGTGAAGCTTATGTTCCACTAGCAAGTAACGAGACTTTCCAAGTAGAAGTCATTGGTGAAGTAGAGCCTGTTGAAGTGACAGAAAGCTACTTGGCAGAAATTATTTCAGCACGTATTAAACATATTTTTGATCAAATTAAACAGGAGTTAGACAGAAGACACTTGTTGGATCTACCAGGTGGTATCGTTCTGATTGGCGGAAATGCGATTTTACCAGGAGTTGTCGAATTGGCGCAAGAAGTGTTTGGTGTTCGAGTGAAACTCTATGTGCCAAATCAAGTGGGAATTCGCAACCCTGCTTTTGCACATGTAATCAGCTTGTCTGAGTTTGCAGGTAAATTGACAGAAGTGAATCTTCTGGCTCAAAAGGCAGTCAGAGGAGATGAATTCCTTCGCCAAAAACCAATTAATTTTGGTGTTTCAAATCAAAGTGTGACACCGATTATACAATCAACTCCAGTGCAACCAGCTACTGCAGCAACTGAAATCACACCTGACAGTGGCCTTGCTCCAAGAGACGAATTCCAAGCAAGTTCTCAAGATAAACCGAAATTAACAGACCGTTTCCGCAGCTTGATCGGAAGCATGTTTGATGAATAA
- a CDS encoding D-alanine--D-alanine ligase yields the protein MKQTIILLYGGRSAEREVSVLSAESVMRAVNYDRFAVKTFFISQSGDFIKTQEFTQTPGQDERLMTNETIDWDKKIAPSAIYEEGAVVFPVLHGPMGEDGSVQGFLEVLKMPYVGCNILSSSLAMDKITTKRVLESVGIAQVPYVAIVEGDDVTAKIAEVEEKLTYPVFTKPSNMGSSVGISKSENHEELRQALELAFQYDSRVLVEQGVNAREIEVGLLGNYDVKSTLPGEVVKDVAFYDYDAKYIDNKITMDIPAKISDDVVAVMRQNAETAFRAIGGLGLSRCDFFYTDKGEIFLNELNTMPGFTQWSMYPLLWDNMGISYPELIEHLVDLAKQSFDKREAHLL from the coding sequence ATGAAACAAACAATTATTCTATTATATGGTGGACGCAGTGCAGAGCGTGAAGTGTCTGTATTGTCAGCTGAGAGTGTCATGCGTGCGGTTAACTATGACCGTTTTGCAGTCAAAACTTTCTTTATCAGCCAGTCTGGTGATTTTATCAAAACCCAAGAATTTACCCAAACTCCTGGCCAAGATGAACGTCTCATGACCAATGAAACGATTGATTGGGACAAGAAAATTGCTCCAAGTGCCATCTACGAAGAAGGCGCAGTTGTTTTTCCAGTTCTTCATGGACCTATGGGAGAAGACGGTTCCGTTCAAGGTTTCCTAGAAGTCTTGAAAATGCCTTATGTCGGTTGCAACATCTTGTCTTCAAGCCTTGCTATGGACAAAATCACGACCAAGCGTGTCTTAGAATCTGTAGGGATTGCCCAAGTACCTTATGTGGCTATCGTTGAAGGTGATGATGTGACTGCTAAAATCGCTGAAGTTGAAGAAAAATTGACTTATCCAGTCTTCACGAAGCCGTCAAACATGGGTTCCAGTGTCGGTATTTCTAAGTCTGAAAACCATGAGGAGCTCCGTCAAGCTTTGGAACTTGCCTTCCAATATGACAGCCGTGTCTTGGTAGAACAAGGAGTGAATGCGCGTGAAATCGAGGTTGGTCTCTTGGGCAACTACGATGTGAAGAGCACGCTTCCTGGTGAAGTGGTCAAGGATGTTGCCTTTTATGACTATGATGCCAAATATATCGATAACAAGATTACCATGGACATCCCAGCTAAGATTAGTGATGATGTAGTAGCTGTCATGCGTCAAAATGCAGAAACTGCCTTCCGTGCGATTGGTGGCCTCGGTCTGTCTCGTTGTGATTTCTTCTATACAGATAAGGGCGAAATTTTCCTAAACGAGCTCAATACCATGCCAGGTTTTACTCAATGGTCTATGTACCCACTGCTTTGGGACAATATGGGAATTAGCTACCCAGAACTAATCGAGCATTTGGTTGACCTTGCTAAGCAAAGTTTTGACAAGCGCGAAGCGCATTTGCTATAA